A region of the Exiguobacterium aurantiacum DSM 6208 genome:
CATCGTCTCGGACGATGGTGAAGAGAAGATTGCTATCGGGCCGGGCGTCGCATTTAAGAAGGCGCGCAATGACGTCGTCAATCCGCATAAAATTGAGAAGCTGTTCGTCATGTCCGAAGGCGACAAGTTTCAACAACTCTTGAGCCGCATCCCGGTCGAACATTTCACGATTTCAGAAGAAATCATTAGTCACGCGGAAAAGCGGCTCGAGACGACGTTCAATGAACACATCCACGTCGTCTTGACCGACCATATCTCGTTTGCCATCGAACGGGAGCAAGAAGGGATCTCGCTCCGGAACAAACTGTTGAACGAGATCAAAATTCTATATCGCAATGAATATGAAATCGGGCTATGGGCGATTCAGCATATCGAGAATACGCTCGGGGTGAAGATGCCGAAAGATGAAGCCGCCTTCATCGCGCTCCATATCCATACACTTAAAGTGAAAGGGGGTGATTTGCGTAAGACGCTCAAACAGACGACGATCGTACGAGACATGATTCAATCGATTTCGAGACGGCTCGACCTATCCATTGAAGAAGATGACTTATCCTATCAACGCTTATTAACTCATTTACGATTCGTCATGGATCGGGTCAACCATTATGATCATCATACGATTGACGAGGATATGTTACAGATGATCCAAACAAAATTCTCGTCGGCATACACATGCGCGTCTGATGTCGCAAACGAAATGGAAGACTTATACGGTATCGTCTTGCCCGAGTCAGAGCTTGGTTATATTACGCTCCACATTCAACGCCTGCAAGATCAACACCATCAAAAAGGAGGACATTCACAATGATGAACTTTTTACAACGTCTCGGACGTTCCCTCATGTTGCCGGTTGCGGTACTTCCTGCAGCGGCCATCCTCATGGGGATCGGTTACTGGATCGACCCAGTCGGCTGGGGGTCTGAGAACATTGCCGCCGCTTTCTTGATTAAAGCCGGTGGTGCTATCATCGATAACATTCCAATTCTATTCGCCGTCGGGGTCGCCCTCGGGATGGCGAAAAACCGTGACGGCTCAGCCGCCCTCAGTGGTCTCGTCGCTTTCCTCACGGTCACGACACTTCTTTCTGCGGGAACGGTCGCTCTTTTCCAAGGGGTCGACGTAGAAGCCGTCAACCCAGCGTTCGGACGAATCGCTAACGCGTTCGTCGGTATCCTCTCAGGTATCGTCGCCGCTCAAATGTACAACCGCTTCAGCCACGTGAAATTGCCTGACGCCCTCGCCTTCTTCAGCGGCAAGCGTCTCGTACCGATTATGACGGCGTTCGCGATGATCCTCGTCTCGGTCGCTCTTTACTTCATCTGGCCGGTCGTCTACACAGGACTCGTCGGATTCGGTGAAACGATTTCGAAAATGGGCGCGTTCGGTGCCGGTCTTTACGGCTTCTTCAACCGTCTGTTGATCCCGACCGGTCTTCACCACGCCTTGAACTCGGTGTTCTGGTTCGATGTGGCCGGTATCAATGACATCGGAAACTTCTGGTCGGGTGAAGGGGAGAAAGGAATCACGGGACGTTACCAAGCCGGATTCTTCCCAATCATGATGTTCGGTCTCCCGGCGGCAGCACTCGCCATGTACCACACAGCGAAAACAAAACGTAAAAAGCAAGCGGCTTCGCTCCTTCTCGCCGCAGCGTTCGCTTCATTCTTCACAGGTGTCACAGAACCGCTCGAGTTCTCGTTCATGTTCCTCGCGCCAGTTCTTTACCTCGTGCATGCTGTGTTGACAGGGATCTCACTCTTTGTCGCCGCGACGTTCCAATGGACGGCCGGGTTCGGTTTCAGTGCCGGTCTCGTCGACTTCGTGCTCAGCTCACGGTTGCCGCTCGCGAATCAACCGTACATGTTGCTCGTCCAAGGTCTCGTCTTCGGTGCCATCTATTACACAATCTTCCGCTTCATGATCGTCAAGCTCAACTTGGCGACACCAGGTCGCGAATCGGATGAGGCGGTCGATGCCGTCGCAACCGAGACAGCGCCTGAAGGCCAAACAAAAACAGCTCCAGTCGCAGCTGGCGGACAATACTCGGCCATGGCAGCGATGATTTACGACGGACTCGGTGGCGACCAAAACGTCACAGGAATCGAGTCATGCGTCACACGTCTCCGTGTCGATGTGAAAGACATGGACACGGTCGACCAAACGCAAATCAAGAAAGCGGGCATCCCAGGAATTAAAGTCGTCAGCCCGAACCACATTCAAGTCATCGTCGGCACGAACGTACAGTTCGTCCTCGAAGAGATTGAGAAACTCCGGAGCCACCGCGCCGGATAAACGACAAAAGCCACCTCGCATGCGAGGTGGCTTTCATTGTCGTTGACGATATAGTTGATAGAAGCGTACAAAAAGATAAAAAAACAGCCAGGGCAACACATACGTCGTCAACCACGTAAACCCATGTAACAGTAACCACGTGAAGTTATACCCAAGCAATCCAGGGATAATTAACCCGATAAACAAAACTATAGCAACTAGGATCACATTCAACAGCATTCGAATTTCAAATCACACCCATACCATTTTTATCCATTTTAGCATATGCATCTTCTCTCTGTAAATCAGTCAAGTTAGTATGCACCTCACATCTGGCGCAACCGGTTGATGCGTTCGACCGGATTCGGGTGTGTCGACAATAGTCCGCTCATCTTTTTCTTCATCGGATCCGAGAAATAGAGCGGTGCCGACGCGTTCGACGCCTCTTTCACCGGCGTCTCGACGTTCGCGATTTTTTCGAGCGCCGAAGCGAGCGCTTCTGGGTTACGCGTCAGCTCGGCCCCGCTCGCGTCCGCCAAAAATTCACGATTTCTTGAAATCGCCAAGTTGATGAGCGTCGCGATAATCGGTGCGAGGACGAGCAGGACGAGCCCGACGATTAAGAAAATCGGGTTTTGATTGTTATCACGCCGTCCGCCGACACTTCGAAAGAACAGCATCCGCGACCCGATGTCACTCATGATGGCGATGACCGAGACGAGGGCGAGCGTGACCGTCGACAATCGGACGTCGTAGTTTTTGATGTGCGCGACTTCGTGGGCGATGACCCCCTCGACTTCTTCACGTGTCAGGCGGTCCAGTAGCCCGGTCGTGACCGCGACGGCCGCCTTCTCCGGCTTGAGTCCGGTCGCGAACGCGTTCGGGGACGGGTCGTTGATGATGAAGACGCGCGGCATCGGCACCCGGGCGACCATCGCCATGTTCTCGACCGTATGCCATAAGAAGCGATGCTGCTCGACCGAGGTGATTTCTTTCGCATGGTTCATCCGCATAACGATGCCCGTGCTCGACATGATGACGATACCGACATAAAACAACGAAAAGACCGGTGTGAAAATGAGACCTGGCAACGCGTCCCCGTAATTGATATACGAAATCGCCGCCCCGACGAGCAAGACGAACAAGATGAAGCCGGCGACGATGAACACTGTCTTCACTTTGTTTTTACGAATCTGTTCATAAAGGAGCATCGCTGGCACCTCGCATTAGAACGAGACGCGAACGTTCTCGCGTTCTTCCTCTCGCGCCTCGAGCATGTCACGCTTCTCAAAATGATGGAGCGAGGCGATGACGTTCGTCGGCACCGATTCGATTTTTGTATTATATTTCATGACTGTGTTGTTATAGAGCTGTCTTGAGTACGCGACTTTGTTTTCCGTTTGCGTCAACTCTTCTTGGAGCATCTTAAAATTCTCGTTCGCCTTCAAATCAGGATACGCCTCGCGAAGCGCGAACAGATTTTTCAGTGCGCCGCTCAACTGATCGTTTATGTCAATCTGTTCTTGCCGCGTCGATCTTACTCCCATCTGATTGCGAAGCTCGACGACTTTCGCAAGCGTCTCTTCTTCATGTTTCGCGTACCCTTTCACCGTCTCGACCAAGTTCGGAATCAAGTCGTAGCGACGTCTCAGCTGTACATCGATTTGGGCCCACGCCTCATCGACCCAATTTCGATACTTCACTAGACCGTTGTAAGCCGAGAAATAAATGACCGCCAGCAAGATGATGACGCCTAATCCAATCCATAACATATTCCTGCACCTCGTTTCTTGAATTCACTGCTGTTCTAATTCCCTTTCATCGTATACGATAAGCTTATCTTTTACAAAAATAAGGAAAAAACACAGTCTAGGCTGAATCATGTCAACAAATCGTCATCAGAAAGGAAAGATGATATGCCAGGAACGATCGTCGTTGCCGTGAAAGCGGTCATCGTCCACGAAGGAAAGCTGTTGATTGCAAAACGTTCGATCGAAGACGATATCGATCCCGGCATGTGGGAACTCGTCGGCGGCAAAGTCGATTTCGGCGAGAGGCTCGAGATAGCGCTTGAACGTGAAGTCGAGGAAGAAGTCGGGTTACGTGTCACTGTCACCCAACTGTTATATGCGACGACATTTTTGACCGACACGAGCCGGCAAGTGGTGATTTTGACGTACTTGTGTCGTCCTGCTTCGACGACAGTCGCCTTGTCATTCGAACATAGTGATGCTGCTTGGGTGACACCGTTCGAGGCGAAGGAACGCTTGCACCCAAGGATCGTGGATGATTAGACCGCCCATGCTGTTTGGCAGCACATTTGACCGACCATTATATATAAGATTGGAGTGTTCTCGATGTTTGTCACAACGCTTGATGCCCGACTGACTGATTTATATGAAGAGATGGTGACGCTACGCCGTCACTTCCACCAACATCCTGAACTCTCGTTCGAGGAACAAGAGACACCTCGTTTCATCGCGCATTATTTACGCGACCTCGGCCTTGATGTCCGCGAAGACGTCGGCGGCAACGGTGTCGTCGGGCGCATCAAAGGCGGGAACGGGCCGACGATTGCGTTCCGGGCCGACTTCGACGCGTTGCCGATTCAAGATTTGAAAGACGTCCCGTATCGATCGAAAGTGAACGGGGCGATGCATGCGTGCGGGCATGACGCCCATACGGCGTCGCTGCTCGTGCTCGCCAAAGTGCTCGCCGAGGCCGATTTGCCCGGAGACGTCGTCTTGATTCACCAGTTCGCCGAAGAACTCGCACCCGGTGGCGCCAAACCGATGATTGAAGATGGCTGTCTCGACGGGGTCGACTATATATATGGCGTTCATATTTGGACACCGCTTCCGTTCGGGACCATCGGCGTGAAAACCGGTTCCATCATGGCGGCAGCTGACCGTTTCGAACTGACGATCAAAGGAAAAGGGGGACACGGAGCCATCCCGCACCATACAATCGATTCGCTCATGGTCGGGGTGAACGTCGCGAGCCAACTGCAACAAATTTTGAGTCGCCGCGTCGATCCGCTCGAACCGGCCGTCTTGACGATTGGAACGTTCGAGTCGGGACAGGCGTTCAACGTCATCGCAGACGAAGCCCGTTTGTCCGGAACCGTCCGGACGTTTAATCCAGACACGCAAACACGCATCATGGAGGATATGGAGCGCATCATCGCTTCGACATGTGCCGGTGCTGGCGCGGACTATGATTTGACCTACATCCAAGGCTATCCCGCGGTCATCAATCATCCAATCGAAACGGAGCACGTGCGTCGCTCGGCCGCGAACGTAATCGGAGATGCCGGGATTGTCGAGATGTCCCCGCTCATGGTCGGTGAGGATTTCGCCTATTACTTGCAGCACGTCCCGGGTAGCTTCTTCTTTGCCGGTGCCGGCAACCCGGAACGAGGCGCCATCTTCCCACACCATCACCCTCGCTTTGACGTCGATGAACGGGCGATGCTCCACATGGCGCGCATCTTGATGAATGCCGCAGTCGAGACGTGGACAAGTACAAAAGAGGCGTGACGCAAATCGCGTCACGCCTCTTTTGTTTCTTCCGGTAACACAGAAATAAGCACTTGGTCGACTCGCTTCCCGTCCATATCAACGACTTCAAAACGTAGGCCATACGCCTCGACGACGTCCCCGCGTTTCGGGAAGTCACCAAGCGTGTAGATGACGAGACCGGCGAGTGTATGATAAGCGTTCCGTCCCTCATCGAATCGGGCGTCCCGAATACCGAGCGTCCGTTTCAAGTCTTCGATGCTGAGCAGCCCATCGGCTAAATACGTACCGTCTTCTCGGCGCACGACGTCCGGCGGTTCTTCTTCAATCATCACCTCGCCGACAATCTCTTCAAGGATGTCAAATAGCGTGACGAGTCCGAGAAAACCGCCGTACTCGTCTAAAACGAACGCAATCGGTGACCCGGTCTGTTGCATCATTTGGAGCACTTGGCTCGCCTCTCGTTGTTTTGGCACGATGAGCGGTTGTTTAATTTTTTTGAGGATGTCCGAAGGGGTTGATAACTCGGGCAGCATCAACACGTCACGAACATCGACGTAGCCGACGAAATCATCGAGCGTCCCCCGTCCGACTGGCAGTTTACTATGCTTGCTCTCATAAACAGCGGCTTCGATGTCTTCCACCGGATCTTCTAAATCGACCCATTCGAGTGTCGTCCGCGGCTGCATCAACTCGTAAATCAATTGATCGTGAAACGCAAACACGCGCTCGACTTGCTGCACCTCTTCATGGGCAAACTGTCCTTGCTGTGCCCCTTCGAACAGCAGTTGTTTGATTTCAAGTTCCGTCTCCCCGTCCGTTCGCTCTGCCTTCAATCCGAGCAGTTTGAACAAGAACAGCGTCGACTTCGATAAGATCCAAATGAACGGCCGCATCACTTTACTGAATAAGTCGAGCGCCGGGATGATTGCCATCGTCACCCGTTCCGGCGCGACGAGTGCGATTCGCTTCGGGACGAGCTCGCCGATGATGAGGGAGAGATACGTGATCACGGTGACGACGAGCACATACCCGACTGTCGACGCCGATTGCGCGCTCATACCGAGCTGCTCGAACACATTCCCAACCGGTGTCGAGAACCTGGCGCCCCCGTAGGCCCCGTTGATGATACCGATCAACGTGATCCCGACTTGAACGGTCGACAATAGGTCGGTCGGATCTTTTGAATACTTCAATGCGATTTGCGCGCTCCGCTTCCCCCGATTCGCCTCGACTTCGAGCTTCGATGGCTTCGATGAGATGAGCGCGATTTCCGTCATCGCGAAAATCCCGTTCAACACGATCAAAAACAAGACGATCATTAAGTCGATCCATATGGAAGAGCCCACCGTATTCATCACCTCTATAGTTATTTCAGTTCACTTTATCCATCATACGTCTCTGTACCCGTTTTATGCACGAAAAAAGCCACTCCTTCAAGCGGCTTCCTTCATGGATTCATGTTGTAGCGCCACAGCTTGTGACTGTTTGAAGATGACGACACCGAGCAACAATATCATCAAGCCGATGACTTGCCCGGGTGACAACGCGAGTTGCGGCATGCCGAACGCACCGAACAAGTCGACGCCGAGTGCCCAAACTAACTGCGACACGAGGATGACCGACACCGACAAAGTCGGACCGAGCAACTGGATGCTGCGCATGACGCAAAAGACGACGCCTACCCCGAGCAGCCCGCCGAGCGCATAAATTGGCGAGATGTCAAATACACCTCGAATGTTCCCGCCAAACAAAGCGAGCGGGATGAGCGAACCGAGAAGACCGACGACAAATACGAGCACCGTCGTCGCCCACGCCCCGAGATGGACGTTCATTTTCGCATTGACGGCCGCTTGGACGCTGATGAACGCACCCGCGACGGCCGAACAGATGATTCCGATAATCATGATGATTCTCCTTACTCGTAGAGCATGCCATTGGCACGCTGCTTTAATCGTTCCATATCCAAAATCTTGACTTGTTTCCGCGTCCGTTCGACGAGTCCCTCATCCGCGAACGCCTGCAACGTCCGATTCAAGTGACGATAGCTCGTCCCGAGCCACTCGGCCACTTCTTTTCGTTTCAATTGACTCATCTCTGTCTGAAACAAATCATTTCCGGACTCACTGAGCGAGACGAGGTAGCCGGCGAGACGCTCTTCAAGCGTTGACATCAAATGATTCGACGACGCGTTCGCCTCGATGAACAATTTCTCCGACACACCGCGCAACAGATGTTCCGTGAACTCGATGGTCCGGTTATGCGCTCGCAACACCTCGAACGGGATTCGTAAACAAACGACCGGCCCGACCGCCTCGACCGTATGGAGCACGTGGCGTCCGCTCGCGTATTCGATGTCTCCGATCAATGTCGGGGCCGCTTTCAAGCGGAGCAAGCGCAACTTTCCTTCTTCACTGAGCGTATAGATTTTGACACGCCCCTCTAGGACAACGAACAACGCATCGATTACTTGATCGTTCGCACAGAGCATCGCCCCGGATGGATACGTCACAATCGAGGAGTGGGCGAGCGTCTGTTCCGAAAACAAGTGACGCCAACCAAGCCGTATTAACGCAGCCTCTACTTTCATCTTCGTGTCCTCCTCATGTGAACGTATAGACGCCAATCCCAATCACCATCAGGCTGAGTCCGATGACCTGTCCTCCGGTGACCGGTTTCTTTGCGACACCGAACCAGCCGTTCGAATCGATTAAAAATGCCCCAATCAACTGTGCGACGAGCAATACACAAATCGCCCACGTCACGCCGAGCTGTTGAATCGCCGTCAACTCACCGAAGACGACGAACACACCGAACAGTCCGCCCAGACTGTAATACCAAGGGACGCGTCGGAACGCGGTGATATCCCCGTCACGCTTGAACGCGTAGATGAATAGCGCCAACGCCAATCCGACGAGGTGGACGACGGTGACCGACAACCACGCCCCGACCGCATAGCCGAGTTTGGCGTTGAAGATGCCTTGTAAGGCGATAAACGTGCCCGAGAGCAACGCAAAGATGATTCCCATTCTTTCTCCCCCTGTCTCTTCGTCTGACTGTACGGGAGAATGAATCGTTTGAAAAGGACATATGTCCGAAAAAAGACAATCTAGGCAATGCCTAGATTGTCCATGGCGTTATTTGAGTAACTTGACGATTTCTTCGGCGACCCGCTCAGACGATTGCGGATTTTGACCTGTGACGAGACGCTCGTCAACAGCGACGTTGACCGCCCAGTTGTCGGCCCCATCGAAGTTGCCGCCTTTCTCGCGAAGCGCCGTTTCAAGCAAGAACGGTACAGCTGAGTCGAGCTGCATCTCGCGCTCTTCGGCATCCGTGAAGCCCGTCACTTGTTTGTCTTTCACGAGCGGTTCACCGTTGCTCAACTTGACGTTCACGAGTCCGATTGGTCCGTGACAAACCGCTGCCACAACGTTCCCGTTCTCATAGACGTCGCGTACGACGCGTTGTAATGTTTCGCTGTTCGGGAAGTCGACGACCGTCCCATGTCCACCTGGTAGGAAGACGGCATCATACGTGTCGTCTGCAACCTGGTCGAGACGAGCCGTATTTTTTAACAAATCTTGTGTGTTCAGAACGTCTTGTGACAAGCCGTCCTCGAGACTGTTCGCATCGATTGGCACGTCTCCGCCTTCGATACTTGCGACGGTCACTTTGTATCCTTGCTTCTCGAATTGGAGATACGGCGCCGCGAACTCTTCGAGCCAAAGTCCTGTATCATGGCCATTCTCTAGTTTATCGGCAGACGTCGAGACGATCAATACATGTTTTGACATCATCAATTCCTCCTTCTGAAATGAGCATACGACATAGTTGTTCCCGCTCTTCTCACCTTCAAACCCTTTAATGCTCCCCCGACCTTAACGACAAACTTTTTTTGACCTGGTCTTTTTTTGAAAACGGACGTTGTCCATTGTGCGAGTATACTGGTCTCATTAGCCAGCAGGAGGGATTGTCGTGACGAAATCGATACTAGAATGGGGATTTCTCGCCGTCGCCGCTTTGATTGTGATGCTCATCGTCATTGGAAGTACATTATGTCCGTTGTGACACTCGTTCACGGAGCTGTCACGCGAATATCCGTTTACCGTACACCAGAAACCGGGAACAACTTTACTGTTGTCCATCGCCAGCTCACTTCGAAAGGATGTTGATTATGTCAGAACGCGTTTTCATCAGTCCAGCCAAGTATGTGCAAGGTAAGAATACGATCGACCAGCTCGGAAAACATGTGAGTCATTTCGGTTCGAAGGCCCTGTTGATTGCCGACGATATCGTTTGGCGCATCATCGGGGACCGCGTGACCGCCGCTCTTTCCTCAAGCGATGTCGAAACGGAGAAAGCAGATTTTGTCGGCGAGGCATCTCGCCACGAGATTGAGCGAATCGCTGCTGCCGCGAAAGAGAACCATGTCTCGTTCGTAATCGGCATGGGTGGCGGGAAGACGCTCGATACCGCCAAAGCGGTTGCCGACGAACTTGAGGCCCGCATTGTCATCGTTCCGACCATCGCCTCGACGGATGCCCCGACGAGTGCTTTATCCGTCATCTATACCGATGAAGGAAACTTTGAGAGCTATCGCTTCTATAAGAAAAACCCGGACCTCGTGCTCGTTGACACGAAGCTGATTGCCGAAGCGCCGGCCCGCTTCCTCGCCTCAGGCATTGCGGATGCCCTCGCGACATGGGTCGAGGTGCGCAGCGTCCTCGCCTTCGGTGGGAAGACGATGGCAGGCGGCGTCCCGACCATCGCCGCTGAAGCGATTGCGAAACGTTGTGAGGAAGTGCTGTTTGACTATGGGATCCCTGCGTACGAGTCGGTGCAGGCAAAAGTCGTCACACCGGCGCTCGAGGCGGTCGTCGAGGCGAACACCTTACTCAGCGGTCTCGGTTTCGAGAGCGGCGGTCTGGCCGCGGCCCATGCCATCCACAACGGGTTCACGGCGCTCGATGGGGACATCCATCACTTGACCCACGGTGAGAAAGTCGCGTTCGGCACGCTCGTGCAACTCGCGCTCGAAGGACGGACCCAAGAAGAGTTCGAGCGTTACGTCGCCTTATATATGGCGCTTGATTTGCCGGTCACGCTCGAAGACGTGAAATTGAAAGACGCCTCACGAGAAGACATCCTAAAAGTCGGACAAGCCGCAACCGCCGATGGGGAAACGATTCATAGCGGTTTTGACGTTACACCGGAAGACGTGGCGGACGCCATCATCGCGGCCGATCGGTACGCCCGCTTGTATCAAGCGAAGCTCCGCTAATTGAAAACGAGGATCAGCGCTCGGGCTGATCCTCGTTTTTTTGTTTCGGGGAGGCGATGAACGTCAACATGATGCCGACGACCATGCAACTGACGGTCAATATGAAAAATGTCAGTTGGTTCACGTAAATGATGTTCGTGAATTGATTCCAGCCTGTCGCATATGCCGCGTTCGTCGACTCCTGAATCCCATCACGGAGTGCGCTCGCTTGATCGGCATTGACCGTCAGCGCGAACGCCGCCATGGCGATGCCGCCGATGATGAGCCCGACCCGGCCGAACGGATGGACCGTTTGCACCGTTCGACGCGCGAGCCGAATGGTGATCCAAACGAACAATAGCGCGAACGGCCAGCCGATGAGCAAGACGAGTACGTATGGGTTCCCTTCACCAGCCGGCTCCGTGTACGATGCCGTCATCGTCTCTCCGAGTTTGAATAGAATGAATGTGATCAGCGTGATGATGAACCACGCCTTGATTAACTTTTCCATGATTTCACCTCGCCCTCAGTATAACAAAACACCGTATGCCTCCGCATACGGTGTTCGGTCACGACTTCGGACGAATCGCGTAATAAATCAGGATGACGAGCCACGTCCAAATCCCGGTAAAGATCCCGAGAATCCCGACGACGAAGAATCCAAGCGGAATCATCGACTTCGTACGATTGTAATCTTTCCACATGTCCGATAACCCTTTGATGTTGAAATACAAAAAGGCGAAGAACAAAATGAGCAATAAAAGCGGTAAGCCGAAGATGAGTTCCATACGATCACTCCTTTCTCGTCCCGACCGTTCTTGTTAGTTCAAGTGTACCGCTTGCATGGATACGGCGCATCGGGCTGCGGCCGTATCCAGATGTGGTCATGAGGCGGATACGCTCGTACTCTATTCCCTAAAAGTTTCTCTTTTCAACATTTGTAAAAAAGGGAAAACAGAACTATCGATTGAGAAGGAGGATGACCGTCATGAAATTCATCGCCGCGTTCCTCATCGTCTGCCTGATGTTCAGCACGCATGTCACCGAAGCCGCAACGAAAACGACCGCCGGCTATACGATCCAATCGACGAAACTGTATGGACGTGCCATGCAAACGTCACCGGTTTTAAAAACGCTCCCAAAGAACACACCGGTACAGTATTCCGTCTATAACCGAAGTTGGTCGAACGTCTACATCGGCAGCACCCGCTACTTCACCCCATCCACGAACCTCAAAGCCGGTATCCCGAAACTTTCCTCGACCGAACGGCTTCGCCTCGTCAACAAGCAGCATGGACTCGCATCCACTTATCGGTCCACCCAACTCGTCACCCTCACAATCCCGACCGTCTACGCGAAAGGAAGCGAACGGACGCTCATGGCCGCCGAGGCCGCCCACGCACTCGCCCGCCTCTATTATGATGGCCGGAAACAAGGGCATACGCTCTACGCGCTCAGCGCCTATCGTTCTTACACGACCCAAAAATCGCTCTACAATTATTGGGTCAATGCTCGAGGGACGGCTTACGCCTCGATGTACGTCGCCCGGCCAGGTCATAGCGAGCATCAGACCGGACTCGCCGTCGATATGACGAGCCAGCGCATGCAACTGGGGCTCGCCGCCTCGTTCGAGCAGACCCCGGAAGGAAGATGGATGCTAGCGAACGCTCACCGTTACGGCTTCATCATCCGCTATCCGAAAGGCAAAGAGAAAATCACCGGCTACAACTATGAACCGTGGCACTTGCGCTACGTCGGCGTCAATGAGGCAACGACGATGAAACAGAACAATTGGACGTTTGAAGAGTGGTGGACGAAGCGTTGACACCGAGCAGGAAGCGATAAATCGGAGCCGACTTCACGCTATACTAGAAGATGTACGATACTTGTGAAGGAGGAACGCAATATGTGGATTGTGATGAACAAGTTGGACGTAGAAAAAGGAAAAGTCGAAGCGGTCAAATCTCGATTCGAGACGACGAAAGGAATCGAGTCGATGGACGGGTTCATCCGTATGCAAGTGCTGACCGACACCTCGGACGAGACGAAAGATCAAGTCGTCATCATGACGACTTGGCGTGACGCTGCGAGCTTTGAGAACTGGCGTGACAGCGGCGCGTATAAACACGCCCATAAAAAACGGGACGACGGCACGTCTGACGTGAAGCCGATCGTCCTCGGGAATACGGT
Encoded here:
- a CDS encoding LemA family protein, with the translated sequence MLWIGLGVIILLAVIYFSAYNGLVKYRNWVDEAWAQIDVQLRRRYDLIPNLVETVKGYAKHEEETLAKVVELRNQMGVRSTRQEQIDINDQLSGALKNLFALREAYPDLKANENFKMLQEELTQTENKVAYSRQLYNNTVMKYNTKIESVPTNVIASLHHFEKRDMLEAREEERENVRVSF
- a CDS encoding DMT family transporter; its protein translation is MIIGIICSAVAGAFISVQAAVNAKMNVHLGAWATTVLVFVVGLLGSLIPLALFGGNIRGVFDISPIYALGGLLGVGVVFCVMRSIQLLGPTLSVSVILVSQLVWALGVDLFGAFGMPQLALSPGQVIGLMILLLGVVIFKQSQAVALQHESMKEAA
- the nagE gene encoding N-acetylglucosamine-specific PTS transporter subunit IIBC; this encodes MMNFLQRLGRSLMLPVAVLPAAAILMGIGYWIDPVGWGSENIAAAFLIKAGGAIIDNIPILFAVGVALGMAKNRDGSAALSGLVAFLTVTTLLSAGTVALFQGVDVEAVNPAFGRIANAFVGILSGIVAAQMYNRFSHVKLPDALAFFSGKRLVPIMTAFAMILVSVALYFIWPVVYTGLVGFGETISKMGAFGAGLYGFFNRLLIPTGLHHALNSVFWFDVAGINDIGNFWSGEGEKGITGRYQAGFFPIMMFGLPAAALAMYHTAKTKRKKQAASLLLAAAFASFFTGVTEPLEFSFMFLAPVLYLVHAVLTGISLFVAATFQWTAGFGFSAGLVDFVLSSRLPLANQPYMLLVQGLVFGAIYYTIFRFMIVKLNLATPGRESDEAVDAVATETAPEGQTKTAPVAAGGQYSAMAAMIYDGLGGDQNVTGIESCVTRLRVDVKDMDTVDQTQIKKAGIPGIKVVSPNHIQVIVGTNVQFVLEEIEKLRSHRAG
- a CDS encoding amidohydrolase, with product MFVTTLDARLTDLYEEMVTLRRHFHQHPELSFEEQETPRFIAHYLRDLGLDVREDVGGNGVVGRIKGGNGPTIAFRADFDALPIQDLKDVPYRSKVNGAMHACGHDAHTASLLVLAKVLAEADLPGDVVLIHQFAEELAPGGAKPMIEDGCLDGVDYIYGVHIWTPLPFGTIGVKTGSIMAAADRFELTIKGKGGHGAIPHHTIDSLMVGVNVASQLQQILSRRVDPLEPAVLTIGTFESGQAFNVIADEARLSGTVRTFNPDTQTRIMEDMERIIASTCAGAGADYDLTYIQGYPAVINHPIETEHVRRSAANVIGDAGIVEMSPLMVGEDFAYYLQHVPGSFFFAGAGNPERGAIFPHHHPRFDVDERAMLHMARILMNAAVETWTSTKEA
- a CDS encoding PRD domain-containing protein, producing the protein MLKIKKILNNNAVIVSDDGEEKIAIGPGVAFKKARNDVVNPHKIEKLFVMSEGDKFQQLLSRIPVEHFTISEEIISHAEKRLETTFNEHIHVVLTDHISFAIEREQEGISLRNKLLNEIKILYRNEYEIGLWAIQHIENTLGVKMPKDEAAFIALHIHTLKVKGGDLRKTLKQTTIVRDMIQSISRRLDLSIEEDDLSYQRLLTHLRFVMDRVNHYDHHTIDEDMLQMIQTKFSSAYTCASDVANEMEDLYGIVLPESELGYITLHIQRLQDQHHQKGGHSQ
- the htpX gene encoding zinc metalloprotease HtpX, with amino-acid sequence MLLYEQIRKNKVKTVFIVAGFILFVLLVGAAISYINYGDALPGLIFTPVFSLFYVGIVIMSSTGIVMRMNHAKEITSVEQHRFLWHTVENMAMVARVPMPRVFIINDPSPNAFATGLKPEKAAVAVTTGLLDRLTREEVEGVIAHEVAHIKNYDVRLSTVTLALVSVIAIMSDIGSRMLFFRSVGGRRDNNQNPIFLIVGLVLLVLAPIIATLINLAISRNREFLADASGAELTRNPEALASALEKIANVETPVKEASNASAPLYFSDPMKKKMSGLLSTHPNPVERINRLRQM
- a CDS encoding hemolysin family protein; translation: MNTVGSSIWIDLMIVLFLIVLNGIFAMTEIALISSKPSKLEVEANRGKRSAQIALKYSKDPTDLLSTVQVGITLIGIINGAYGGARFSTPVGNVFEQLGMSAQSASTVGYVLVVTVITYLSLIIGELVPKRIALVAPERVTMAIIPALDLFSKVMRPFIWILSKSTLFLFKLLGLKAERTDGETELEIKQLLFEGAQQGQFAHEEVQQVERVFAFHDQLIYELMQPRTTLEWVDLEDPVEDIEAAVYESKHSKLPVGRGTLDDFVGYVDVRDVLMLPELSTPSDILKKIKQPLIVPKQREASQVLQMMQQTGSPIAFVLDEYGGFLGLVTLFDILEEIVGEVMIEEEPPDVVRREDGTYLADGLLSIEDLKRTLGIRDARFDEGRNAYHTLAGLVIYTLGDFPKRGDVVEAYGLRFEVVDMDGKRVDQVLISVLPEETKEA
- a CDS encoding NUDIX hydrolase; this translates as MPGTIVVAVKAVIVHEGKLLIAKRSIEDDIDPGMWELVGGKVDFGERLEIALEREVEEEVGLRVTVTQLLYATTFLTDTSRQVVILTYLCRPASTTVALSFEHSDAAWVTPFEAKERLHPRIVDD